A window of Cucurbita pepo subsp. pepo cultivar mu-cu-16 chromosome LG06, ASM280686v2, whole genome shotgun sequence contains these coding sequences:
- the LOC111797385 gene encoding uncharacterized protein LOC111797385 — protein MGIKWRNSRSQSIRLGQSCGSSNEQESKRLLGWQILWQKFKKEKRRIFSCSSVELRSSYNPNAYRLNFEQENWGSDPDDLCRSFSARFADPSIVSRSFRLLD, from the coding sequence ATGGGAATCAAATGGCGCAATTCACGTAGCCAAAGCATCAGGTTAGGTCAAAGCTGTGGCTCTTCGAATGAACAAGAAAGCAAACGACTCCTCGGATGGCAGATTTTGTGGCAGAAATtcaagaaggagaagagaagaatctTCAGTTGTTCTTCAGTTGAATTGCGTTCTTCGTATAATCCAAATGCTTATCGGTTGAAttttgaacaagaaaattgGGGCTCTGATCCTGATGATCTCTGCAGATCCTTCTCTGCTCGTTTCGCTGATCCATCCATCGTCTCCAGGAGCTTCAGATTGTtggattga